In a genomic window of Halobiforma lacisalsi AJ5:
- the leuC gene encoding 3-isopropylmalate dehydratase large subunit translates to MSEGTLYDKVWDRHTVTTLPTGQDQLFVGLHLIHEVTSPQAFGMLRERDLEVAYPELTHATVDHIVPTADQSRPYEEDAAEEMMAELEENVREAGIEFSDPDSGDQGIVHVIGPEQGLTQPGKTIVCGDSHTSTHGAFGALAFGIGTSQIRDVLATGTVAMEKQKVRKIQVDGELGEGVEAKDVILEIIRRLGTEGGVGYVYEYAGSAIESLGMEGRMSICNMSIEGGARAGYVNPDETTYEWLEETDYFQENPEKFDELKPYWESIKSDEGADYDDTVHIDADDLEPVVTWGTTPGQGVGITEEIPSPEDLPADKQDTARRAQEHMRVEPGETMAGYPIDVAFLGSCTNARLPDLRRAARIVEGREVHDDVRAMVVPGSQRVQRAAEEEGLKDVFEAAGFEWRNAGCSMCLGMNEDQLEGDEACASSSNRNFVGRQGSKDGRTVLMNPRMVAAAALEGEVTDVRELPETEVTA, encoded by the coding sequence ATGAGCGAGGGGACGCTGTACGACAAGGTCTGGGATCGACACACGGTCACGACGCTGCCGACCGGCCAGGACCAGCTGTTCGTCGGGCTCCACCTCATTCACGAGGTGACCAGCCCCCAGGCATTCGGCATGCTGCGCGAGCGGGACCTCGAGGTCGCCTACCCCGAACTCACTCACGCGACGGTCGACCACATCGTCCCGACGGCCGACCAGTCCCGCCCCTACGAGGAGGACGCCGCCGAGGAGATGATGGCCGAACTCGAGGAGAACGTCCGCGAGGCGGGCATCGAGTTCTCGGACCCCGATTCGGGCGATCAGGGCATCGTCCACGTCATCGGGCCGGAGCAGGGGCTGACGCAGCCCGGGAAGACGATCGTCTGTGGCGACTCCCACACCTCGACCCACGGCGCGTTCGGCGCGCTCGCGTTCGGGATCGGCACCAGCCAGATCCGGGACGTGCTCGCGACGGGCACCGTCGCCATGGAGAAACAGAAAGTGCGGAAGATCCAGGTCGACGGCGAACTCGGCGAGGGCGTCGAGGCGAAAGACGTCATCCTCGAGATCATCCGTCGCCTGGGTACCGAGGGCGGCGTCGGCTACGTCTACGAGTACGCCGGTTCCGCGATCGAGTCGCTGGGCATGGAAGGACGGATGTCGATCTGCAACATGTCCATCGAGGGCGGGGCCCGCGCGGGCTACGTCAACCCCGACGAGACCACCTACGAGTGGCTCGAGGAGACCGACTACTTCCAGGAGAACCCGGAGAAGTTCGACGAACTCAAACCCTACTGGGAGTCAATTAAGTCGGACGAGGGCGCTGACTACGACGATACTGTTCACATCGACGCGGACGACCTCGAGCCGGTCGTCACCTGGGGGACCACGCCGGGCCAGGGCGTCGGCATCACCGAGGAGATTCCCTCCCCGGAGGACCTGCCCGCGGACAAACAGGACACCGCCCGACGCGCGCAGGAGCACATGCGCGTCGAACCCGGCGAGACGATGGCGGGCTATCCCATAGACGTCGCCTTCCTGGGATCGTGTACGAACGCCCGGCTGCCGGACCTGCGCCGCGCGGCGCGGATCGTCGAGGGCCGCGAGGTCCACGACGACGTCCGCGCGATGGTCGTCCCCGGCAGCCAGCGCGTCCAGCGGGCCGCCGAGGAGGAAGGGCTCAAGGACGTCTTCGAGGCGGCCGGCTTCGAGTGGCGAAACGCCGGCTGTTCGATGTGTCTCGGCATGAACGAGGACCAACTCGAGGGCGACGAGGCCTGTGCCTCCTCCTCGAACCGGAACTTCGTCGGCCGCCAGGGGTCGAAGGACGGTCGGACCGTCCTGATGAACCCGCGGATGGTCGCCGCGGCGGCGCTCGAGGGCGAAGTGACGGACGTTCGCGAACTGCCGGAGACGGAGGTGACGGCATGA
- the ilvC gene encoding ketol-acid reductoisomerase: MTDEFTTEIYYDDDADVSTLEDDTVAVLGYGSQGHAHALNLDDSGVDVVVGLREDSSSRSAAEADGLEVTTPAEAVAQATYVSVLVPDTVQPAVYENAIAPNLEAGDTLQFAHGLNIHYNQITPPEDVDVTMIAPKSPGHLVRRNYENDEGTPGLLAVYQDTTGDAHERALAYGKAIGCTRAGVVETTFREETETDLFGEQAVLCGGIASLIKTGYETLVDAGYSPEMAYFECMNEMKLIVDLMYEGGLGAMWDSVSDTAEYGGLTRGDDVVDEAVRENMEEVLEEVQNGEFTREWVLENQAGRPSYNQLREAEKSHEIEEVGERLRELFAWEEAEAETEDSEEEDEDEDEQKVRADD; the protein is encoded by the coding sequence ATGACTGACGAGTTCACTACCGAGATCTACTACGACGACGACGCGGACGTATCGACGCTCGAGGACGACACCGTTGCCGTGCTGGGCTACGGCAGCCAGGGCCACGCCCACGCGCTGAACCTGGACGACAGCGGCGTGGACGTGGTCGTCGGCCTGCGCGAGGACTCCTCGTCGCGGTCGGCGGCCGAGGCCGACGGCCTCGAGGTGACGACCCCAGCGGAGGCCGTCGCGCAAGCGACCTACGTCTCCGTGCTCGTGCCCGACACGGTCCAGCCGGCGGTCTACGAGAACGCCATCGCGCCGAACCTCGAGGCGGGCGACACGCTGCAATTCGCCCACGGGCTGAACATCCACTACAACCAGATCACCCCGCCCGAGGACGTCGACGTGACGATGATCGCGCCCAAGAGCCCGGGCCACCTCGTCCGGCGCAACTACGAGAACGACGAGGGGACCCCCGGCCTGCTGGCGGTCTACCAGGACACGACGGGCGACGCCCACGAGCGCGCACTCGCTTACGGGAAGGCGATCGGCTGTACCCGCGCCGGCGTCGTCGAGACGACGTTCCGCGAGGAGACCGAGACCGACCTGTTCGGCGAGCAGGCCGTCCTCTGTGGCGGCATCGCCTCGCTGATCAAGACCGGCTACGAGACGCTGGTCGACGCCGGCTACAGCCCGGAGATGGCCTACTTCGAGTGCATGAACGAGATGAAACTCATCGTCGATCTCATGTACGAAGGCGGGCTCGGCGCGATGTGGGACTCCGTCTCCGACACGGCCGAGTACGGCGGGCTGACCCGCGGCGACGACGTCGTCGACGAGGCCGTCCGCGAGAACATGGAGGAGGTCCTCGAGGAGGTCCAGAACGGCGAGTTCACCCGCGAGTGGGTGCTCGAGAACCAGGCGGGCCGGCCGAGCTACAACCAGCTCCGCGAGGCCGAGAAGAGCCACGAGATCGAGGAGGTCGGCGAGCGCCTGCGCGAGCTGTTCGCGTGGGAGGAAGCCGAGGCCGAAACGGAAGACTCCGAAGAGGAGGACGAGGACGAGGACGAGCAGAAAGTCCGGGCCGACGACTGA
- the ilvN gene encoding acetolactate synthase small subunit: MSGGLDGPAPEERPTPDGRRNEQGIRIDPEVEVTHDPRRTVISALVKHEPGVLAEVSGLFSRRQFNIESLTVGPTTDEDRARITLVVEESDPGIDQIKKQLRKLVPVASVRELEPDAMQRELALVKVDAEDPAQVAAVADMYDATAVDSSPETATYEVTGSRQKIEAAIETFGQFGIREVDRTGTTALARGTDETTGPTPAEASVSAAEEAKQTKYTADDD; the protein is encoded by the coding sequence ATGAGCGGCGGACTGGACGGCCCGGCCCCGGAGGAACGGCCGACGCCGGACGGCCGGCGCAACGAGCAGGGGATCCGTATCGATCCCGAGGTCGAGGTGACCCACGATCCCCGCCGGACCGTCATCTCCGCGCTGGTCAAACACGAGCCCGGCGTCCTGGCGGAGGTCTCGGGCCTGTTCTCGAGACGGCAGTTCAACATCGAGAGCCTGACCGTCGGGCCGACGACCGACGAGGACCGCGCGCGGATCACCCTCGTCGTCGAGGAGTCCGACCCGGGGATCGACCAGATCAAGAAACAGTTGCGGAAGCTGGTCCCGGTCGCCTCGGTGCGGGAACTCGAGCCCGACGCCATGCAGCGGGAACTGGCGCTGGTGAAAGTCGACGCCGAGGATCCGGCGCAGGTGGCGGCCGTCGCCGACATGTACGACGCCACGGCCGTCGACTCGAGCCCCGAGACGGCGACCTACGAGGTCACGGGCTCGCGCCAGAAGATCGAGGCCGCGATCGAGACGTTCGGCCAGTTCGGCATCCGGGAGGTCGATCGCACCGGAACGACCGCGCTGGCCCGGGGCACGGACGAAACGACCGGGCCGACGCCCGCGGAAGCGAGCGTCTCGGCCGCCGAAGAAGCGAAGCAGACGAAATACACTGCGGACGACGATTAA
- the ilvB gene encoding biosynthetic-type acetolactate synthase large subunit, translating to MSERAATVSPPEEHTEEDAQDEQEPDAPSGSEDPTPEPVTSGAQAVVRALENAGVKYAFGVQGGAIMPVYDALYDSDIRHVTMAHEQGAAHAADAYGIVSGEPGVCLATSGPGATNLVTGIADADMDSDPLIALTGQVPTEFVGNDAFQETDTTGVTTPITKENTFAADPDRVGDDVGEAFALANEGRPGPTLVDLPKDVTNADTETEPGEPETPDTYEVQERADPEIVAEAAERLENADRPAMLLGGGVIKGEASETCREFAIEHEIPVITTMPGLGSFPEDHELSMEMAGMHGTGYANMAITHCDTLLAVGTRFDDRLTGGIETFAPDAEVIHVDIDPAEISKNIHADYPLIGDADTVVSQLAEAVESSPEATKWRAQCQQWKSDYSMAYDAPKDEPVRPEFVVEALDEATSDSAIVTTGVGQHQMWACQYWTFTEPRTWVSSHGLGTMGYGLPAAIGARLAADDDQEVVCVDGDGSFLMTMQGLSVAVREDLDITVAVLNNEYIGMVRQWQDAFFEGRHAASDYNWMPEFDKLAEAFGARGFRIDDYDEVADTIAEAVAYDGPSVIDVHIDPEANVYPMVPSGGDNGQFALAEDQL from the coding sequence ATGAGCGAACGCGCTGCAACGGTTTCGCCACCGGAAGAACACACTGAGGAAGACGCACAGGACGAGCAAGAACCCGACGCGCCGTCGGGATCGGAGGACCCGACGCCGGAGCCGGTTACGTCCGGCGCACAGGCAGTCGTCCGGGCCCTCGAGAACGCGGGCGTCAAGTACGCCTTCGGCGTCCAGGGCGGGGCGATCATGCCCGTCTACGACGCCCTGTACGACTCCGACATCAGGCACGTGACGATGGCCCACGAGCAGGGCGCGGCCCACGCGGCCGACGCCTACGGCATCGTCTCGGGCGAGCCGGGCGTCTGCCTGGCCACGTCGGGCCCGGGCGCGACGAACCTGGTCACGGGCATCGCGGACGCCGACATGGACTCGGATCCGCTGATCGCGCTGACCGGCCAGGTGCCGACGGAGTTCGTCGGCAACGATGCGTTCCAGGAGACCGACACCACCGGCGTCACGACGCCGATCACGAAGGAGAACACCTTCGCGGCCGACCCCGACCGGGTCGGCGACGACGTCGGCGAGGCCTTCGCCCTCGCGAACGAGGGACGGCCCGGCCCGACGCTGGTCGACCTGCCGAAGGACGTCACGAACGCCGACACCGAGACCGAGCCCGGCGAACCCGAAACGCCGGACACCTACGAGGTCCAGGAGCGAGCCGACCCGGAGATCGTCGCAGAGGCGGCCGAGCGCCTCGAGAACGCCGACCGGCCCGCGATGCTGCTGGGCGGCGGCGTCATCAAGGGCGAGGCCAGCGAGACCTGCCGGGAGTTCGCGATCGAGCACGAGATCCCGGTCATCACGACGATGCCCGGCCTGGGCTCGTTCCCCGAGGATCACGAGCTATCGATGGAGATGGCGGGCATGCACGGCACCGGCTACGCCAACATGGCGATCACCCACTGTGACACGCTGCTTGCCGTCGGCACTCGGTTCGACGACCGCCTGACCGGCGGCATCGAGACCTTCGCGCCCGACGCGGAGGTCATCCACGTCGACATCGATCCCGCCGAAATCTCGAAGAACATCCACGCGGACTACCCGCTGATCGGGGACGCCGACACCGTCGTCTCGCAGCTGGCCGAGGCCGTCGAGTCCTCGCCCGAGGCGACGAAGTGGCGCGCCCAGTGCCAGCAGTGGAAGTCCGACTACTCGATGGCCTACGACGCCCCCAAGGACGAGCCGGTCCGGCCGGAGTTCGTCGTCGAGGCCTTAGACGAGGCCACGAGCGACAGCGCGATCGTCACCACCGGCGTCGGCCAACACCAGATGTGGGCCTGCCAGTACTGGACGTTCACCGAGCCCCGGACGTGGGTCTCGAGTCACGGCCTGGGGACGATGGGGTACGGCCTGCCGGCGGCGATCGGCGCGCGCCTGGCGGCCGACGACGACCAGGAGGTCGTCTGCGTCGACGGCGACGGCTCCTTCCTGATGACGATGCAGGGACTATCCGTCGCGGTCCGCGAGGACCTGGACATCACGGTTGCCGTTCTCAACAACGAGTACATCGGCATGGTCCGGCAGTGGCAGGACGCCTTCTTCGAGGGCCGTCACGCCGCCTCGGACTACAACTGGATGCCGGAGTTCGACAAGCTCGCCGAGGCCTTCGGCGCACGCGGGTTCCGGATCGACGACTACGACGAGGTCGCCGACACCATCGCCGAGGCCGTCGCCTACGACGGTCCCTCGGTGATCGACGTCCACATCGACCCCGAGGCGAACGTCTACCCGATGGTGCCAAGCGGCGGCGACAACGGCCAGTTCGCCCTGGCGGAGGACCAACTATGA
- a CDS encoding homocitrate synthase/isopropylmalate synthase family protein, translated as MRLQCLHKTSRPLTPVRGVEFFQGTLDSTDEIESARVFDTTLRDGEQSPGTSFSYEDKRGIASILDEMGTHVIEAGFPVNSDAEFEAVRDIASSTSTTTCGLARVVDKDVEAALDSGVEMVHTFVSTSDVQIEDSMHATRAEVRERAVESVERVKEAGATCMFSPMDATRTDEDFLIDVVEAVSEVGVDWINVPDTCGVATPGRFRELIAKVGEHTDARIDVHTHDDFGLATANALAGIEAGADQAQVSVNSIGERAGNAAYEEFVMSVESLYQTDTGIDTTRITELSEVVAEKSGMDTPGNKPIVGDNAFSHESGIHAAGVIENSDTFEPGVMTPEMVGAERRLVMGKHTGTHSVRERLEDRGFAPSDEEVRAVTRRVKDYGAEKRRVTVGDLERFAEEADVPRRTDDESEREQEEVRA; from the coding sequence ATTCGACTACAATGTCTTCACAAGACGAGCCGTCCTCTGACACCAGTCAGGGGGGTCGAGTTCTTCCAGGGCACGTTAGATTCCACTGACGAAATAGAGTCAGCACGTGTCTTCGACACCACCCTGCGGGATGGTGAACAGTCGCCCGGCACTTCCTTCTCGTACGAGGACAAGCGAGGGATCGCCTCGATCCTGGACGAGATGGGGACCCACGTCATCGAAGCTGGATTCCCCGTCAACTCCGACGCCGAGTTCGAGGCCGTCCGTGACATCGCATCGTCGACGTCGACGACGACCTGCGGGTTAGCCCGCGTCGTCGACAAGGACGTCGAAGCGGCGCTCGATTCGGGCGTCGAGATGGTGCACACGTTCGTGTCCACCAGCGACGTCCAGATCGAGGATTCGATGCACGCCACGCGAGCGGAGGTCCGGGAACGCGCAGTCGAATCGGTCGAACGCGTCAAAGAGGCGGGGGCTACCTGCATGTTCTCGCCGATGGACGCGACGCGAACTGACGAGGATTTCCTGATCGACGTCGTCGAAGCGGTCTCCGAGGTCGGCGTCGACTGGATCAACGTTCCCGACACCTGTGGCGTCGCCACGCCGGGTCGGTTCCGCGAGCTGATCGCGAAGGTCGGCGAGCACACCGACGCCCGGATCGACGTCCACACCCACGACGACTTCGGCCTGGCCACCGCGAACGCGCTGGCGGGGATCGAAGCGGGGGCCGACCAGGCCCAGGTGTCGGTCAACTCCATCGGCGAGCGGGCCGGCAACGCCGCCTACGAGGAGTTCGTGATGTCCGTCGAGTCCCTCTACCAGACCGACACGGGGATCGACACGACCCGCATCACGGAGCTCTCGGAGGTCGTCGCCGAGAAGAGCGGCATGGACACGCCCGGCAACAAGCCGATCGTCGGCGACAACGCCTTCTCTCACGAGAGCGGCATCCACGCCGCCGGCGTCATCGAGAACTCCGACACCTTCGAGCCCGGCGTGATGACCCCCGAGATGGTCGGCGCGGAACGCCGGCTGGTCATGGGCAAACACACCGGCACCCACTCGGTACGCGAGCGTCTCGAGGACCGCGGGTTCGCCCCCTCCGACGAGGAGGTACGGGCGGTCACCCGTCGCGTCAAGGACTACGGCGCGGAGAAGCGCCGGGTCACCGTCGGCGACCTGGAGCGGTTCGCCGAGGAGGCCGACGTCCCGCGGCGTACCGACGACGAGAGCGAACGCGAGCAGGAGGAGGTGCGCGCCTGA
- a CDS encoding winged helix-turn-helix transcriptional regulator: MRDLDETDIEILELLSENARRPYKEIADHVGLTPPAVSDRISRLEEQGIIEGFTIDVDREKLRGETAALIELEPAPAAVADVYAAAADLEGVEGIYEGMDGRVLVHATLPSEGVRSWLETELDLSELGGYDVTLLSRSDRLVGVSAAGFALECVVCGKEVTGDGVTATVGGEVKTFCCPSCEDRYVSRYESHQDALE; encoded by the coding sequence ATGCGCGACCTCGACGAGACCGACATCGAGATCCTCGAACTCCTCAGCGAAAACGCCCGCCGGCCGTACAAGGAGATCGCCGACCACGTCGGGCTGACCCCGCCGGCGGTCTCCGACCGCATCTCCCGGCTCGAGGAACAGGGGATCATCGAGGGCTTTACGATCGACGTCGACCGCGAGAAGCTCCGCGGCGAGACGGCCGCCCTGATCGAACTCGAGCCCGCGCCGGCGGCCGTCGCCGACGTCTACGCCGCGGCGGCCGACCTCGAGGGCGTCGAGGGGATCTACGAGGGGATGGACGGCCGCGTGCTCGTCCACGCGACCCTGCCCTCCGAGGGAGTTCGCTCGTGGCTCGAGACCGAACTCGACCTTTCGGAGCTCGGCGGCTACGACGTGACGCTGCTCTCGCGGTCCGATCGCCTGGTCGGCGTCTCGGCCGCCGGATTCGCCCTCGAGTGCGTCGTCTGCGGGAAGGAGGTCACCGGCGACGGCGTGACGGCGACGGTCGGGGGCGAGGTCAAGACGTTCTGCTGTCCCTCCTGTGAGGATCGGTACGTCAGCCGCTACGAATCCCATCAGGACGCCCTCGAGTGA
- a CDS encoding ferritin-like domain-containing protein, translating into MTTDEITDLLTEAYLDELETVMNYLSNAIVLDGIHAEEVKASLEADIQEELDHARMIGERLKQLDESPPGSESFDAQQSNLQPPADTTDVQSVIDGVLEAEEDAIETYRSLAAAADDANDPVTEDVAVTLLADEEAHRTEFRGFQKEFPMD; encoded by the coding sequence ATGACGACCGACGAAATCACCGACCTGCTGACCGAAGCGTACCTCGACGAACTCGAGACCGTGATGAACTACCTCTCGAACGCCATCGTCCTCGACGGTATCCACGCCGAGGAGGTCAAGGCGAGCCTCGAAGCGGACATCCAGGAGGAACTCGACCACGCCCGGATGATCGGCGAACGGCTAAAGCAACTCGACGAGTCGCCCCCGGGGTCGGAGTCGTTCGACGCCCAGCAGTCGAACCTCCAGCCGCCCGCGGACACCACCGACGTGCAATCGGTCATCGACGGCGTGCTCGAGGCCGAGGAGGACGCCATCGAGACCTACCGGTCGCTGGCGGCCGCTGCCGACGACGCCAACGACCCCGTGACGGAGGACGTGGCGGTGACGCTGCTGGCGGACGAGGAGGCCCATCGGACGGAGTTCCGCGGGTTCCAGAAGGAGTTCCCGATGGACTAA
- a CDS encoding DUF5779 family protein encodes MSDFDLDLRAVEEHIDEELDLEGSIVLGVLDGSTPAEQWIEAVSNGNVLVLNVEGEVNELASGFARDVKEAGGNLVHFRGFLIVTPPGVDVNTDRL; translated from the coding sequence ATGAGCGACTTCGACCTCGATCTGCGGGCGGTCGAGGAACACATCGACGAAGAGCTCGATCTCGAGGGAAGCATCGTGCTCGGCGTCCTGGACGGGTCGACGCCGGCGGAGCAGTGGATCGAAGCCGTCTCGAACGGCAACGTGCTGGTCCTCAACGTCGAGGGAGAGGTCAACGAACTCGCCTCAGGATTCGCCCGCGACGTAAAAGAGGCCGGCGGAAACCTGGTGCACTTCCGCGGATTCCTGATCGTGACGCCGCCGGGTGTGGACGTGAACACCGACCGGCTATAG
- a CDS encoding VOC family protein, with protein MLTRLAWLALEAKYLEPARAFYAETLEMSVRADRDEPSELALAAGDTDLVLRRPSGVPRGGLHTHFALSIPADEYDDWWDRLEEQGYDLEEAQFGPAKSLYLYDPDGNCVELGQRDVAGPGIDGLFEVVLEVEDLERAEAFYTQLGFETVDAGDDRTRVRMDGPMALELWEPHLGLADARGGVHVDLGFETSEPTAALEAVADRVGRVDEVDDERVVLRDPDGHVLTFATDP; from the coding sequence ATGCTCACTCGGTTGGCCTGGCTCGCGCTCGAGGCCAAGTACCTCGAGCCCGCACGGGCGTTCTACGCGGAGACGCTCGAGATGTCGGTTCGCGCGGACCGCGATGAGCCGTCCGAACTCGCCCTCGCCGCCGGCGACACCGACCTCGTGCTCCGCCGGCCGAGCGGCGTCCCCCGCGGTGGCCTCCACACCCACTTCGCGCTCTCGATCCCCGCCGACGAGTACGACGACTGGTGGGACCGCCTCGAGGAACAGGGCTACGACCTCGAGGAGGCCCAGTTCGGCCCCGCGAAGTCGCTGTACCTGTACGACCCGGACGGCAACTGCGTCGAACTCGGCCAGCGGGACGTCGCGGGGCCGGGGATCGACGGCCTCTTCGAGGTCGTCCTCGAGGTCGAGGACCTCGAGCGCGCGGAGGCGTTCTACACCCAACTGGGGTTCGAGACCGTCGACGCGGGCGACGACCGCACGCGGGTCCGGATGGACGGCCCGATGGCCCTGGAGCTGTGGGAACCCCACCTCGGGCTCGCCGATGCCCGCGGGGGCGTCCACGTCGACCTGGGGTTCGAGACGAGCGAACCGACCGCAGCGCTCGAGGCAGTCGCCGACCGGGTGGGCCGAGTCGACGAGGTCGACGACGAACGGGTCGTCCTCCGGGATCCGGACGGGCACGTGTTGACGTTCGCGACGGATCCGTAG
- the fdhF gene encoding formate dehydrogenase subunit alpha encodes MSSDQSDPVKTICPYCGVGCGIQLSGAEEPADVQFMPWGDAPVNEGRVCIKGGAATEVVDHEDRLTDPQIKEDGEFREATWEEAYAYVVDELERIREEYGPDAVGFFGSSKTMNEENYLLQKLARRYGTNNVDNCTRMCHASTVWALRTSLGAGAMTNSMRDLREECDLFWIQGANPGEQHPIANSQYFRQAVLDGATVIQVDPHANKTTRSFKIDETDRHQHLQLNPGTDIPLLNIVLKTILEHHEDQPEDGWIDEEFVAERTEGFDHLKETLADFDEEAAAEECGVPLEEIELAAEKYATVDNAAIFTGMGMSQHACGVDNVQNEINLALITGNVGRPGTGVNPLRGQNNVQGTCDVGAMPNVLPGYQLVDDDAAREAVEDEWGFEIPAEPGLTNVEISHEFGESVKGLYVMGENPVMSEPDANRVAERIQDLEFVVVQDIFPTETAQYADVLLPATTWAERGGTVTNTDRRVQRMRGVGKVHENTKHDLEILSAVGSRLFDADEFEFDGPEEVFEELRRVCPIYHGMSYDRLGEEGLHWPCYQPGDEGDPYLYEEEFDTESGRGRIEGVSHQPPAETPDDEYPLILTTARLEEHYNTGTMSTRSPTLNRQTPENFVDVHPADAERYGIEDGDEVVLESRRGEITVEARVTEDIKEGVVWTTPHFAAASANRLTNDVLDERAKIPEYKAAAAEIAVTLEPSADD; translated from the coding sequence ATGTCAAGCGATCAATCAGACCCGGTCAAGACGATCTGTCCGTACTGTGGCGTCGGCTGTGGCATCCAGCTTTCGGGGGCTGAGGAGCCGGCGGACGTGCAGTTCATGCCGTGGGGCGACGCGCCCGTCAACGAGGGCCGCGTCTGCATCAAGGGCGGCGCGGCGACGGAGGTCGTCGACCACGAAGATCGGCTCACCGACCCGCAGATCAAGGAGGACGGCGAGTTCCGCGAGGCCACCTGGGAGGAGGCCTACGCGTACGTCGTCGACGAACTCGAGCGCATCCGCGAGGAGTACGGCCCCGACGCCGTGGGCTTTTTCGGCTCCTCGAAGACGATGAACGAGGAGAACTACCTCCTCCAGAAGCTCGCACGCCGGTACGGGACGAACAACGTCGACAACTGTACGCGGATGTGTCACGCTTCGACCGTCTGGGCGCTGCGGACGAGCCTCGGCGCGGGGGCGATGACCAACAGCATGCGGGACCTCCGCGAGGAGTGTGACCTGTTCTGGATCCAGGGGGCGAACCCGGGCGAACAACACCCGATCGCGAACAGCCAGTACTTCCGACAGGCCGTCCTCGACGGCGCGACCGTCATCCAGGTCGATCCCCACGCGAACAAGACGACGCGGTCGTTCAAGATCGACGAGACCGACCGCCACCAGCACCTCCAGCTGAACCCCGGCACCGACATCCCGCTGCTGAACATCGTTCTCAAGACGATCCTCGAGCACCACGAGGACCAGCCCGAGGACGGCTGGATCGACGAGGAGTTCGTCGCCGAGCGCACCGAGGGGTTCGACCACCTGAAAGAGACGCTCGCGGACTTCGACGAGGAGGCAGCGGCCGAGGAGTGTGGCGTCCCGCTCGAGGAGATCGAACTGGCCGCCGAGAAGTACGCAACGGTGGATAACGCGGCCATCTTCACGGGGATGGGGATGAGCCAGCACGCCTGCGGCGTCGACAACGTGCAAAACGAGATCAACCTGGCGCTGATCACGGGCAACGTTGGCCGGCCCGGAACCGGCGTCAACCCGCTGCGCGGGCAGAACAACGTCCAGGGGACCTGCGACGTCGGCGCGATGCCGAACGTCCTGCCGGGCTACCAGCTCGTCGACGACGACGCGGCCCGCGAGGCGGTCGAGGACGAGTGGGGGTTCGAGATCCCGGCCGAGCCGGGCCTCACGAACGTCGAGATCTCCCACGAGTTCGGCGAGTCGGTCAAGGGCCTGTACGTCATGGGTGAGAACCCCGTAATGAGCGAGCCCGACGCCAACCGGGTCGCCGAACGCATCCAGGACCTCGAGTTCGTCGTCGTCCAGGACATTTTCCCGACCGAGACCGCCCAGTACGCCGACGTGCTCCTGCCGGCGACGACGTGGGCCGAACGCGGCGGGACCGTCACGAACACCGACCGGCGCGTCCAGCGGATGCGCGGCGTCGGGAAAGTCCACGAGAACACGAAACACGACCTCGAGATCCTCTCGGCGGTCGGGTCTCGACTCTTCGACGCCGACGAGTTCGAGTTCGACGGCCCCGAGGAGGTCTTCGAGGAACTCCGCCGGGTGTGTCCCATCTACCACGGGATGAGCTACGATCGGCTGGGCGAGGAGGGGCTGCACTGGCCCTGTTACCAGCCCGGTGACGAGGGCGACCCCTACCTCTACGAGGAGGAGTTCGACACCGAGAGCGGACGCGGGCGGATCGAAGGGGTCAGCCACCAGCCACCGGCCGAAACGCCGGACGACGAGTACCCGCTGATCCTCACGACCGCACGCCTCGAGGAACACTACAACACCGGAACGATGAGCACCCGCTCGCCGACGCTGAACCGCCAGACCCCCGAGAACTTCGTCGACGTCCACCCCGCGGACGCGGAGCGGTACGGGATCGAGGACGGCGACGAGGTCGTCCTCGAGTCCCGGCGGGGCGAGATCACGGTCGAGGCGCGGGTCACCGAGGACATCAAGGAGGGCGTCGTCTGGACGACGCCACACTTCGCAGCCGCTTCGGCCAATCGGCTCACGAACGACGTGCTCGACGAGCGAGCGAAGATTCCTGAGTACAAGGCTGCGGCCGCGGAAATCGCGGTGACGCTCGAGCCGTCAGCCGACGACTGA
- a CDS encoding ribbon-helix-helix domain-containing protein: MTEYTTVSIPKELADRVEDTIEGTSFQSTSDLVRFLLRSIVIQHQKEGELTEAEFEEIAEQLRGLGYLE; the protein is encoded by the coding sequence ATGACCGAGTACACCACGGTTTCGATCCCGAAGGAACTCGCCGACCGCGTCGAGGACACGATCGAGGGGACCAGCTTCCAGAGCACGAGCGACCTCGTCCGGTTTCTGCTGCGAAGTATCGTCATCCAGCACCAGAAGGAGGGTGAACTTACGGAAGCGGAGTTCGAGGAGATCGCGGAACAGCTCCGGGGGTTGGGCTATCTCGAGTGA